The genomic region CCATAGGATGGAGGTATGATGGATTACCCGCGTATAGAACAGACTGAATTTGCCGCTCGACGTGAACGCTTAGCCGAGCAAATGGATGATAGCAGTGCTGCTATCGTACCCGCAGCAAGCTTACAGCCACGTAACAATGATGTTGAGTTTCCGTTTCGACAAGACAGCGATTTCTACTACCTAACAGGCTTTGATGAGCCCGATGCGGTCATGTTGCTCATTAAGCGAGCCGGTGTGGTGACCTATCATTTGTATTGTTTGCCTCGTGATCCTCACATGGAAATTTGGCATGGGTTCCGCCACGGGCCAGAAGGCGCCAAGGCAATTTTTGGTGCTGATGAGTCAGGTTCTGTAGAGGCGTTAGATGATAAAGTCCCAACGCTGCTAGACGGCATTGCTCAGCTGTATTTTTGTATGGGTAGCCACTTGGCTACGCAAGAGCGCGTAGAAGCATGGTTAACGGTTATGCGTCAGCAGGTGAGGCAAGGGGTACAAGCGCCGACACAACTGACGGATTTGGCACCTTGTCTGCACGATATGCGTTTAATTAAGTCCGAAGCTGAAGCAGCCGTCATGCGCGCTGCCGGTGAGATATCGGCACAAGCTCACATCCGCGCGATGCAAGCATGTAAACCGGGTATGAAAGAGTATCAACTCGAAGCCGTAATCACTCATCACTTTATGAATGAAGGCTGCCGTCTACCGGCCTATTCAAGTATTGTCGGTGGGGGGGAGAATGCGTGTGTTCTGCATTATGTGAGCAATCGTGACACGCTGCGCTCTGGCGATTTAGTGTTAATTGATGCGGGCTGTGAACATGATTATTACGCTGGGGATATAACGCGGACGTTTCCCGTTAATGGTCAATTTAGCGACGAGCAAAAAGCACTCTACGAGCTGACATTAAAGGCGCAGTATGCCTGTTTGGATATGATTAAGCCGGGAGTACCGTGGGAGGCAATCCATGATTGCTCAGTGCGCGTCATTACCGCAGGGCTAATTGAACTGGGTTTATTGTCTGGTCAGTTGGACGCGCTGATAGAAGAAGGCGCTCATCGTGAGTTCTACATGCACAAGCTGGGACATTGGCTGGGTATGGATGTCCATGATGTAGGTAACTATAAGGTTGATGGCCAATGGCGAACACTGCAGCCGGGTATGGTGATGACAGTTGAACCTGGTATTTATGTATCGCCATCCAACATGTCTGTTGATGCGCGTTGGCGTGGTATAGGAATACGCATTGAAGACGATGTATTAATCACTGAAACAGGGCATGAAGTCCTGACGGCATCGGTTCCTAAAACCGTTGATGAAATAGAAGCATTAATGGCGGCCGTATGACAGAAAAAAGTAACAAAGAGGCAAGCGCTGCAGATCAAACGTTCGATATTGTCATTATCGGTGGCGGAATGGTGGGTGCTAGCTTGGCTGCGGCGCTGCTGCCTGCCGCTCAGTCGCTTGATTTACAGATCGCCATGATCGAATCCCAGCCTTTACCGGATGACGATTTGACGGTTTACCAGCCTAGCTATGATGCTCGAGCCACCGCGTTATCTTATGGCACCCGATCATTATACGAGCATATCGGTGTTTGGCCGGCGATCGCGGAGCAAGCGACCCCTATCACCCACATTCATGTGTCGGATAAAGGCCACTTTGGTGCTGCTCGCTTAAGCGCCGAGCAAGAAAAAGTACCTGCTCTAGGGTACGTGGTAGAAAACCACTGGCTTGGGCGTGTGTTGCTTAATCATTTACAAACCCATA from Neptunomonas phycophila harbors:
- the pepP gene encoding Xaa-Pro aminopeptidase, which translates into the protein MMDYPRIEQTEFAARRERLAEQMDDSSAAIVPAASLQPRNNDVEFPFRQDSDFYYLTGFDEPDAVMLLIKRAGVVTYHLYCLPRDPHMEIWHGFRHGPEGAKAIFGADESGSVEALDDKVPTLLDGIAQLYFCMGSHLATQERVEAWLTVMRQQVRQGVQAPTQLTDLAPCLHDMRLIKSEAEAAVMRAAGEISAQAHIRAMQACKPGMKEYQLEAVITHHFMNEGCRLPAYSSIVGGGENACVLHYVSNRDTLRSGDLVLIDAGCEHDYYAGDITRTFPVNGQFSDEQKALYELTLKAQYACLDMIKPGVPWEAIHDCSVRVITAGLIELGLLSGQLDALIEEGAHREFYMHKLGHWLGMDVHDVGNYKVDGQWRTLQPGMVMTVEPGIYVSPSNMSVDARWRGIGIRIEDDVLITETGHEVLTASVPKTVDEIEALMAAV